A stretch of Cicer arietinum cultivar CDC Frontier isolate Library 1 chromosome 5, Cicar.CDCFrontier_v2.0, whole genome shotgun sequence DNA encodes these proteins:
- the LOC101513936 gene encoding uncharacterized protein gives MALNMTARCDEIRNDEQPSPTDLVKLDIHTRSYLVNSNQIHYETTFNLKPIVFKNVFRDKGLSYLQQCFDEDPFLKMPDNFEIEIAYKLQEFYNLSYGFDTEEDDDFDRDEEEVEVNLRRRVFPLILELEIHEDEIDDDDDDDDDEFEEDLKMVPASKKFIENMKTCDFNVAKEREILRCVICMNEFDNVNINNEVTLCTLPCNHVFHQNCAVQWLQTSHTCPLCRYPMPTR, from the coding sequence ATGGCGCTTAATATGACGGCACGATGTGATGAAATTAGGAATGATGAACAACCAAGTCCCACAGATTTGGTGAAATTGGATATACATACACGTTCTTATTTAGtcaactcaaatcaaatacacTATGAAACTACCTTCAATCTTAAACCCATAGTTTTCAAGAATGTTTTCCGAGACAAGGGACTAAGTTATCTACAGCAATGTTTTGATGAGGATCCCTTTTTAAAGATGCCTGATAACTTTGAAATAGAAATTGCATATAAGCTTCAAGAATTTTATAATCTTTCTTATGGTTTCGATACTGAAGAAGATGACGACTTTGACCGCGATGAAGAAGAAGTTGAAGTAAATTTACGTCGTCGTGTCTTCCCTTTGATATTGGAGTTAGAGATTCACgaagatgaaattgatgatgatgatgatgatgatgatgatgaatttgAAGAAGATCTTAAAATGGTTCCAGcttcaaaaaaattcattgagAATATGAAGACATGTGATTTCAATGTTGCAAAAGAGAGAGAAATATTGAGGTGTGTTATTTGTATGAATGAGTTTGATAatgtaaatattaataatgaggTAACGTTATGCACACTGCCATGTAATCATGTGTTCCATCAAAATTGTGCTGTGCAATGGTTACAAACTAGTCATACTTGTCCCTTGTGTCGCTATCCAATGCCTACCAGATGA